CTAACGCTTGAGATATCTTTTTGTAACCCCAACCTTGATTAACATATGAGTTAAAAATAAATTGAATCGTTGCCACTTTTGATTGATCGATATGAAATGATTTATCCATATAGATATAACCAAAGGGGGCATTCGTACCTAATAGTTTATTATTACTTGCTTTAAGTGCATTAGCTGAACGAACATTTTCTGCAATAATTTTACTTTCAGTTTCTCCTAAAATGGCTAAGCAACGAATTTTAAATGCTTGTGTTTTATCTGATAAATCAAACCGACCATCACTTAGAGAAGTGATGAGAACATGGTGTTCTTCGCAAAGTGCTTGTAGCTCCATAAAATCTTTGAAATTTCGATTTAACCGATTAACTCGAAATACGATTATATGTTGGCACTCACCTTTACGTATTATATCAAGCATAGATTGATATCCAGTACGTGTTGTTGAACGTCCACTTTTCACATCACTAATAAACTTAACATCTTGAATTTTATGATTATCTGTGTATTTCTTAATCGCATTAATTTGAGAATGAACTGAATTCTCTGTCTCCTTTTTATCCACCGACTGACGTGCATAACCGATAGTAATACTCATCTCTAGTCACTCCTTTCTATGATGATAATATAAATTTAAAATTGAATTTAATGAGCTCTAACTCCCATATTAAGAGTTAGAGCAATGATATTATTCTGATTGATTATCGAGATAATCGATGATCAAATCTGACAATACTTCTACTAATTCATCCAATTCATATCACCTATCTTACTTAATTATTTTCACGTCACTGCTGTCACTATCATCACTTTTAAATTTAATACCTTTGACAACTGTATCGCCAGAGGACTTCGTTTTTTTATATTCTAAGCCTAATTTTTGCGTTTCAATTTTAAATTCACGCCAAAATGAAACGGGAGATAGTAAGTGCACAACATTATAGTTTTTCAATTCTGACCACGATTTGAAAGCGTCCATTAAACTCTTACCTGTTATATTCGTATTACTAGGATTAGGTTTTAAGCAATGAGTAATAAAATCAGCCATTGGAGAAACATCATTGAAGTACTTTTGCTTAATAGCAGCCATATTATTAGATATTGTAAAATTGTACTTGTTTTTATCTAAACGAATTAAGCCATTTATAGCCCAATTGAGTATACCTGGTAATTCTTGGTTAAGTTGTTGAGACAAATATTTATTCTGTAATCTTTTAGGAATGGCTTTAATCATAGGCAGTATAATGAGCCTTCTTTGTAAACCATGACTTTTATCTTTGATGATAGGTAATTCATTCATTAAAAACGTTAATTTCACAGGTATGTTTGTTTCAATTTCTTTTAAGTTTTTACGGTTAACCGTTATCTTTTCTCCAGCAGTGATGGCTTTTAATTTGTCGGTACTGAATTCGCTCTTGGATGACTCAGTTGCGAGATTAAATTTTTTACTTAACAAAGGCTCTAGACCGAAATCTTTATTAAAGTTACTTAAAGGAATGGCCGTTGTATTAGCTACACCAACAAGTTGTTCCAATAAACCAAACAATGTTGATTTTCCTTCACCACCTTTGCTATATACAATTAAGAAAGCATTTGCCTTAAACGAATTAGAGAGTACATAGCCAAACCATTCTTGAACAAAGGCAATATCATCATTATCATCAAACCATTGATGTAAAGCGTTTTTGAAAATAGGTGCTTGAGCATTAACATCATATTTTACAGAAGACTTAATTGTTGAAAGATGCGATGGAGATGTATGCTCTAGATGAAATGTATTATAATTGAAAGCGCAATTTCCTAATGTAAGTGCAATTTTATTGAATTCATCGGAATAATAAACATTAATACGTCGCTTAATTTGATCGAGTAAGGCAGTTTCAAGATTCTTTGACCAACTTGTTCCGAGAGTATAGCAAAGCTCATAAATAAATCGCTGCAAAGGCAGATCAGTGATTTCCCACACACCACTATCATAGTTATAGATTCTTAACTCATTAGGTGTGTCAAAGGTACAGATAATGTTAAAGCAAGCATCAATGAATTTTGCTGTAATACCTTTTCTGATACGTGTTTCACCTTTTTCTGTTTCATGGGTCAGTGCTTCTTTTAATACATTTTGAATATCTTGATAAAAATCATCGCTTTTTTGTGCCAGTGCTGTCTTTGAAATCGATGCTACATTGTTATTTGCGTTTATGCGACACATGTAAAATGTCTTGTTCAAGTTATGTCGTAGTATCCACTCTTGATCTTGACTATTAATGTTTAATAAAGGATGTAGAGGAGAAGACGCAGTAGTAGCGTCATCCAATTTTTTAATTAAATTGATTTTATCTGGTTGTTGCTTGATAAAAGGTTTAACGATGCTTAAATTTTCAGTTGATTTTACGTTAATCAATATAGTCATCCTCCTTCTTTGGTGCAGCCCATGGTGGATTAAAAGAATTCACTTGGGGCGTTTGTTGATTGTGAATATGTTCTTGAATTATTTGATTGCTTTGATCTTGTGGTATAGTAAATTGCCATTGATTTAGACCACTATATCCGTTTTTGTTAATATAGTAGTTTGCTGTGCCAGTTAAGTTTTTTAAATCAATAGTGTCAAATTCAGGTTTTCTTATAGCATCAGCTACTG
The genomic region above belongs to Staphylococcus durrellii and contains:
- a CDS encoding DNA primase family protein — translated: MINVKSTENLSIVKPFIKQQPDKINLIKKLDDATTASSPLHPLLNINSQDQEWILRHNLNKTFYMCRINANNNVASISKTALAQKSDDFYQDIQNVLKEALTHETEKGETRIRKGITAKFIDACFNIICTFDTPNELRIYNYDSGVWEITDLPLQRFIYELCYTLGTSWSKNLETALLDQIKRRINVYYSDEFNKIALTLGNCAFNYNTFHLEHTSPSHLSTIKSSVKYDVNAQAPIFKNALHQWFDDNDDIAFVQEWFGYVLSNSFKANAFLIVYSKGGEGKSTLFGLLEQLVGVANTTAIPLSNFNKDFGLEPLLSKKFNLATESSKSEFSTDKLKAITAGEKITVNRKNLKEIETNIPVKLTFLMNELPIIKDKSHGLQRRLIILPMIKAIPKRLQNKYLSQQLNQELPGILNWAINGLIRLDKNKYNFTISNNMAAIKQKYFNDVSPMADFITHCLKPNPSNTNITGKSLMDAFKSWSELKNYNVVHLLSPVSFWREFKIETQKLGLEYKKTKSSGDTVVKGIKFKSDDSDSSDVKIIK